Proteins encoded within one genomic window of Phototrophicus methaneseepsis:
- a CDS encoding helix-turn-helix domain-containing protein, with protein MEQDAKKRFGDRVRRARRDLDLKQEELAEMLGTSQAVVSNVENGVSAISAPDLPRWAEALNKPIMYFFDDHALDWQRRALDILAMLPEDQLEVVLRMLKYMALGMNENNLLK; from the coding sequence ATGGAACAGGATGCGAAAAAGCGCTTTGGTGATCGGGTGCGGCGTGCCCGGCGTGACCTTGACCTTAAGCAGGAAGAACTAGCGGAAATGCTCGGTACGAGCCAGGCGGTTGTGTCTAACGTGGAAAATGGTGTCTCAGCAATTAGTGCGCCTGACCTGCCGCGCTGGGCCGAAGCACTCAATAAGCCGATTATGTATTTCTTTGATGACCATGCCCTTGACTGGCAGCGCCGAGCATTGGATATTCTGGCTATGTTGCCGGAGGATCAATTGGAAGTCGTTTTGCGAATGCTCAAATATATGGCGCTGGGTATGAATGAAAACAATCTTCTCAAGTGA